In Amaranthus tricolor cultivar Red isolate AtriRed21 chromosome 3, ASM2621246v1, whole genome shotgun sequence, a single window of DNA contains:
- the LOC130808229 gene encoding protein TIFY 9 isoform X1: MANSHVELDFFGLRSQSQPQPQPQSRLDRRQSFRGISKINPEIVKSVIASASKHVAPGIPAKSLSLPGSPSPASSHPFSGPDSSEKEGEPGSMTIFYNGTVSVFDLPKDKAEYIMKLAMEKNISINSDGNIVNRSSVNSENSDVVFGPFNDGDMPIIRKKSLQRFFEKRKERLIAAAPYNMDYTPSLNKQKT, translated from the exons ATGGCTAATTCTCACGTTGAACTCGATTTCTTTGGATTGCGATCTCAATCTCAACCTCAACCTCAACCTCAATCTCGCCTTGATCGTCGACAAAGTTTTCGCG gaatttcaaaaataaatccAGAAATTGTGAAGAGTGTGATAGCATCAGCTAGTAAGCATGTCGCACCAGGAATTCCTGCTAAGTCATTGTCTCTTCCTGGGAGTCCTTCACCTGCATCTTCTCATCCCTTTTCCGG GCCAGATAGTTCGGAGAAGGAAGGAGAACCTGGTTCCATGACAATATTCTACAATGGGACAGTTTCAGTTTTTGATCTGCCCAAGGACAag GCTGAATACATAATGAAGCTTGCAATGGAAAAAAATATTTCCATTAACAGTGATGGAAATATTGTGAATCGTTCCTCTGTTAACTCTGAAAATAGTGATGTTGTCTTCGGACCCTTTAATGATGGAG atATGCCTATCATACGAAAGAAGTCATTGCAAAGGTTCTTTGAGAAGCGCAAAGAGAG GTTGATAGCAGCGGCACCATATAACATGGACTATACTCCAAGCCTAAACAAGCAAAAGACCTAA
- the LOC130808229 gene encoding protein TIFY 9 isoform X2, producing MANSHVELDFFGLRSQSQPQPQPQSRLDRRQSFRGISKINPEIVKSVIASASKHVAPGIPAKSLSLPGSPSPASSHPFSGPDSSEKEGEPGSMTIFYNGTVSVFDLPKDKAEYIMKLAMEKNISINSDGNIVNRSSVNSENSDVVFGPFNDGG from the exons ATGGCTAATTCTCACGTTGAACTCGATTTCTTTGGATTGCGATCTCAATCTCAACCTCAACCTCAACCTCAATCTCGCCTTGATCGTCGACAAAGTTTTCGCG gaatttcaaaaataaatccAGAAATTGTGAAGAGTGTGATAGCATCAGCTAGTAAGCATGTCGCACCAGGAATTCCTGCTAAGTCATTGTCTCTTCCTGGGAGTCCTTCACCTGCATCTTCTCATCCCTTTTCCGG GCCAGATAGTTCGGAGAAGGAAGGAGAACCTGGTTCCATGACAATATTCTACAATGGGACAGTTTCAGTTTTTGATCTGCCCAAGGACAag GCTGAATACATAATGAAGCTTGCAATGGAAAAAAATATTTCCATTAACAGTGATGGAAATATTGTGAATCGTTCCTCTGTTAACTCTGAAAATAGTGATGTTGTCTTCGGACCCTTTAATGATGGAG GTTGA